Sequence from the Thunnus maccoyii chromosome 11, fThuMac1.1, whole genome shotgun sequence genome:
cacagtatTTGGTTTTCTAACTACATGATGAACCTTTTAAGTTCACTGAAGTCAACTCAAagtaaaatactgataaaatattAGTTAGTGGTGCAGATAAACCCTGGTGGGAACCACAAAGTACTTTCCCTCTCTATTTTTCACctataatattttgtaatttcctacatattatcttttttttgtgtaatgaAAAAGTATTTTACTTATATAGCAAATATCAGCTCATGATTTTAATAGTGATTTGTAGCAGTTTTTTTACTCTGCTCTACTTATTGGGTCATCATATCTAGATGAATAATATTCATTGGCTGTGTTAATTCAAATTTACGCTAATATTTTTCCCTACAgattgaaacacacagcaggattcatgtcagtgtgtcagataATGAGAAAGAGgtcaaattaaatataatataaacaaaaacagcagcagcattaacAGCAGAGCCACACCTCAGttcatttacaataaaacattaatgtcagacttttccttaaaaaaggtaaaatcacCTGGTTTCAGgtaaactgaatgtaaacagtGTAAAACACGTCCTGGTGTGTTAACTCCATGTTATATCTATTTATAGGCTATTTTGGGCTGGACAGACTCAACACCTGTCCCATCTTGAGCAGAGCCAGGATGGTCCGGGTGTAGCCGTCTGAGCCCTGCCTGTTGATGGTCGCGATGATGATGTGCGACATGTTGTCGGTAAATGAAACGGATAAATTAAAGTGAATTATAATTTTATGAAATTCAACTCGACTGCTGCCACAATGTAACACTACAAACTTTTTACAGCCATCTTTCAATCCTACTGtggtaaaaaataaacagtatttagtGTGTGATTACAACAATTCTGCGACTCTGCATTTCACGATAGATTACAACAAGTACCGATGACACATCTACGTAACTGAAGAGGAAAAGATGGGTTAGGATTCAGCACAGGACAGCACTTAAAGAACatctgaaaaagacaaacacaccaAGATGTGGCCGATGTTTAGAATATCTCTTTTATCTGAGACAGACTGTGGAACAGCAGCTGTTCCTGGAAATGTACTGTCTGGACACCGGCTCTGTCAAAGGAATAACCTTCAACCTCCGACACTCTACAAAGCCATCTACAGAGCAGACACTGATGAAGGAAATAGTAGAGCAACACAATGGTAGGATTTATCAGAGCTGGAACAGTGATGCACAACTCTATTCAGTCTGGTTCCATCTAGTCCAGTCTGCTGCGTCCTCAGTCGTTGGTCTCTACCAGCTTCAGTAGACCTGACAAAGTTGGGCTGGGTCAGGTTGGGTCACTTCCTCTGTGTGCTGTGAATTTTGGGGATCACGTTGATCTCCACACAATGAGCAACAGGCCCAGCACACACTGGCTCCCCTGCACTGCCAGGGGAAAGATTACATTCAAAACAGCCAGCAGCAGAGATAGCCATCACGCTGCCAGCCAGCCCACATTCCCCCAAGCcttcacacattcaaacacacacacacacacacttaggcTGTGTTCAGACTAACAATAGCACTGCGTTTGAAAATGCAGcctcctcattcatttcaatgagacctTTACGTTGGCACAGCAGGGGCTTCAGCGAAAAGATGCAGGTTTATTtgggaggcggaggaggagtgtgagggggtggggggggttgtACCTGGCTCAACCTTTTGCCGCAATGTAGCATCATGGCAACCACATTGGCCTGTCACATGCATGCAGGTGAACACGCCCCCATCAGTGCAGCCAGGAAGTAGGAAAGTAAACATATATTTGGATCAAAGACAACAGCCAATGTTTAGTGGTGATAATTCTCCATCTGTGTGGAATAATCTGACTACTGCATCTCTTTAATTAAGAACCAGAATAACTCTCTGTCAATTTGTCACCTCACATTCAAGGAAGCCTTGGAAGACAATACAACCAACATAATACAATATTACCAACATAGAAACTACATTAGGACAACAAATAGAGCAagaaatattacagtaaaacaaCTGGGTGAGAACAAAAGTGTACAAAGATCAGTAAACAAAACTAATAATTAACTAACTTTAAAATTCTGTTTATAAAGTGCTTATAAAAgcagaatagaaaataatatcaTACACTAAACTTAACCCCAACTCTGACCTCTATTCTACACCCCGGTCACACCTAACTAAGCTGATTTAGTGTTTTAACCAGTCTACATTACCTCTCATCACAACTGTCTTCAGTCTGAAGGTTTAAAACAACTGAACTACaagacatcaaacacacacacacacccacagaaacacacacacagaaacatgcatGAGGTCAAACTGCACAAAACCACATACAAAAACACGTGCATAGAAACCTGTATATGATCACGTTAGAATACCCGCTGTCGCGTTAGCTACATTTGCTAATGCTATTCAACATTTAGCCCGTTTCACCATTAACGGCCAACAAACCCCAGCGGTcaatcagcacacacacacacacacacagagaccacCCACCCATCTTGAACATACTCCATTAATGACTTGTCAGTGCAGATGGAGCACATGCACTGTTGACACCCTCTCTCGTTCAAACACACCCTCGCTGTCGCAcatacgcacacaaacacatgtgcacTGACACTCTAAAGAGACCCTGGTGTTTTACAGCTGTGCCTTAGGTGCTGGTTTTATGAAGATGGGGTCATCCCACACATAAAAGCTTGAAAATATGTTGACAGCAGACCGCAGGGCCTGTACAACCACTGATATGTAACACAGCCCTCCCACCTCCCCCAGTCAGAAGATGGCtgtaaatacattaatacaacAAATCATCTTTTACGAGAGGGACCGTCTCTTCTACAATTAGTACACAAAGGAAAAAGGTCCTGGATCTTGGCAAGGCTTCCATTAAAGTGACTTTACAAGGTGCAATCACTAATAATTTACTGCCTCTTTGCACAAATTGACTATCAATTTCAGCAGGAGACTGAAAGTGTTGCTTAACAAGAACAGTCACTCCattgttgctgtgttttcagaCAGAAGGCAAAGCTAATTTTAACAGCGACACAATTGCATTCAAAGTTAATGGAAAGACACGATTAGACACAACTTTGCCCGGGGTGGCACTAATTGATGCAAAGACTCTTCAGAGTAAATTGAAAATTAACTGAATCTGGttcataaacacagaaacagaaggaataaaaaagagagagagactggaggaaaataacttctgagttcagtcagaggcgAATAAACACTGTGGTCAAACTTaattaataaaacttaattaaCAGTGAGTGAGAAGATATttttacacagagagaaacagcctGATCTGGTGGTTTTGCTGGGAATGCCTTAATGTCCCACGTCCCCTGAACTACCCAGTGTGCACTGGATTTAgttttcctgtttctttctcCAGAAATTGCCCTGAAATTTGGTCTACAAATAACACTGGgcctcatgcatgaatgttttcttatttttctcttacaTTTGTTCTTGCACAAAAGATAGGAGGAAAATAGgggtgagtttcattcacaaaagaGTAAAAAGACTGCACAACTTCAtgtcctgctttcagaaatcagaagaCAGACACATAACAAATTTGTTCTGCTGTCACTTTTTTAAAGTGCTGTGACGTCGgatgctaaaaaacatctttctaaagcaaagcgctcTGTGATGGGAGgcggtcatgtgacagtcacagataTATAGAAGAGAATATTATAGTCTGCAGTAGGTGATATTTTTAACACAGTCAGCTGTAACACAAGATGATACCAGACAGAGACccgcagagacacagaggcagccgTCAGAGTGAGAAGTTCCCTAATAACTACTGAAAAGTAAAAGCTGCTGCaccaaaatatgccaataaaaatcataaaaatcgaaaaaacctttcagtaaattggcagctatgatgatgaaaatatggtAAACACAATAGGTATTAATgttgcattgtttgttttagttatatatttatttcttggTTAATGTCAGTATCATATTAGGAATCTAGCAATAGCCAATACAGGCTTAGCTTAAAGtctatttgcattttaatgtcagTTTAATATTATCACATACACCATTATGAATCAAAAACTGATTCTGAAACACTTAACCATAAAAGCTGGAGTATATgttaatgtaaacataactcTGTAGGTTTCTCTGCATGGtaaattgttttgtgtgtaataattaggggtgggggggggggggtcgatTCTAAGATGTATCCCAATGCGGACATGGTTGATTCTGCAtcaattcacaaatgtcaaGAGTTGATTTTCTAATTGTTAATTGATAACGTGATGTTGACAGAAGGAAAAAGGCGGAAATGcaagggcagtgcagcacccggACGGTTTACAGCGAGCACAcgctagagttatcttgtagttcatcttcaaaaaaggaagcatttgcaagcattttttgatttaacgcctaaataattacctttgcgagaCGAGACATTAAGTacattgtgaactttctacgtCATCACTCGTCGATACTGACgttagcagagcggagcagcgaACTCCGGCAGTAACAAACGAGACCAGCTGACCGACACATACTGCAGCACTgcaacaacttaaaccaactctgaggtgaagaaaataactcgacgctcagtctgtttcacctcaaaagcACTGCACCCACTCAGCATCTTGGACAACCATGTCTTTCCCCGGAgctaacggtgcagcagagaagctgctctccactgctggagacgttaataacaacacagtggagcactctgcctccccctcgttttgttattctcatacaggcaggagactgctttcaaattaattaattcaaatgcagttagctttttaaaatgaaaaggctgtggaccatttatcttatctgccagttatgtttcatattgtatttcagagGAGTGAGGACagcagtgaatggtttggcacgCAGTATactggagaaagagaaaacagtgcCTTTTCTATTCGATCgagaatcgattctgaatcAAATCGGATACAAAAGAATTGGAATTGCATCGAAttgtgagattcccaaagatttaCACCCCTAATAATAATGTAGGAGCAACGTGGATCAGTATAGCAccatctcctccatctccaaCCTCAACAATGGTTAAACGAGCTAATCAAGATGCTCAATATGGTCACATATGTGTTTTGACTGCATGACTTATACAAGAAAACTGAGGACAGTCACTTGACAGTgctccacatacagtataagtcTTATCAGTttgctattttttaaaatatatgccCCAATTTCCCACACTGTGCCTTATTTCTACTTGTTTTAACCAGAAAAATTCATATTTGAATGTATGCatgagcatatgtgtgtgtttgcatcagCTGATGAGCCTGTACTGTCATGTCTGGTTTCAGGCTACTTTTTTGTCAAGGGAGGTCCACCTATTAAGAACGGGAGAGAAAAAGCAAGGTCAAGTCACAACCGCCAATCAATAAGGAACCTTAGCCCTTCAACAGGCTCCACCGCTACCACTCTGACAGCAGGTAAACCATACAGAAGTGAACCGTGAGTCTAATTCACCAAGACAATCTTCTCATTTGTAACAAGGGCTTTGGTTTGACCCAAATGCTGCTTATCATCAAAGACAATAATCCACCTGATCCCCATAGATTTCACATTCCACAGAGTTAAACATCATGTGATAACAGTAGCCATCCTTCAGTATCCATTTAACTGGCCCATAAAGACAGGCAGACCTGACTGAAACAAAACTACCAGCATTAGATACGTTGAGAGTTGTTACCTCCTACATTCCCAGTAATGAAAACCAATTAAGTttccaaaaaaagacaaaaagactaCCACTCCTTGTTTTCACCTCcatgccttttttattttaacacgGTTAAACATCCTAAAAACTAACATAACATTACAATTTCCAGAAGACAGGAAAAAGGGCTTAGGTTTGTTAAGAGTGACTGAAATGTGAGCAATTTCCTGCTGCTGGAAGGTGATTAAAATTCCTGTCTAAACTCAAAATGGGTCCTTAAAACGTCTTATTGGAAGGAAATTCCATGGGATTTTCTGTTAGGCCATAACATGAATCACTAGCCAACTGTAGTGACTGGAGAAGAGTGACAAAGAcggagaaaggaagagagggatAGTGAGTGTAGCGAGACAGATGGAGATCTTTTAATGAAATCAATAAGCTTTTAGTGAAGGTCTACTGCACTATATGTTTCATCTCAACGAGGAAGCCGTCGTCTCTTCCTGATGAGTTCATTCAAAGGATAGAAAGGGAAGTTTTCACCTTTGCTTTAAAAGACAAACcagaaaactaaattaaatgtaGGCTGTAATGTTCTGTCATCTGTGGAATTTATTCCATTTCTATCACATTTGCGGCTATCTGCCTCGTTTAATCTTCTAATTCAATAATCATACAACCTCTGCTGTGTCTCCTGCTTTTCAACAACAAATGTGCTGAGTGTACAGCAAACTGTGCACCAGGCAGAAATTGTGCCCTGTAAGGCAGACGGTCAGGATTGGAAGCAGGCGGGCAGACAGGCTAGGTAAAATGTCGAATCACTGCAGCCACTTGATAAAGACAAGAGACATCACATCCAGCTGAGCCCTGCACTGTGTCCCACtgacagaggacagacagactgtgGCAGCCTGGCCACTGTCTGTGAACTATCTGGGATAACAATAACACTCTTCATCCCTCACAGCTGCAACAGTGACAGCATCCAGTAAAACCCATCCAGCCTCACACAGACGCTGAATGCTGATCTTGTCTACAAATACCAATTTAATAGGAGGCATCGCTCATTGATCTACTTTGATTCCAGACTCTAGTGCAGATCTATTAATTACCCGTGCCTGTGTTGAAACTCCATGCAACTAAatgtagaggaaaaaaaaaaaaatcttacccatcctcctctccatctaCGTTCTTGAGACCAGCTGATGCAGTTAAGGCACTGGCGGTGGTGGCGCTGCCCTCAGCTTCTTGACCCTGGCCAGTGTTAGATCCCGATCCAGCCTCTCCTCCGGACAGCTTGGTCATCCCAAACAGAGCCGACTGGTGCTGGAGGAGCAGCCGCTGGGCGTCCTGCAGCTGAGTGGTGGTGAAGGTGGGCAGGCTAGCATAGAGGGCACTGGCCTGGGCGGCATGAGCCAGGGCCTGGGCAGTGCTGTGGTCCTGGGACAGGTTGATACACGACGGCTGGTTGTGGGGAATACCCTGTGGGGGCATCCTACCACTATTCCCAGCATTGTGGGCTTGATGCTGGGCCTGGGGATCACTCTGGGGGTTGGGAGGAGGCACACTTGGTGCGGACACTTGGCTCTGGTGGATTGTAGTGGGCATCTGGGTGCCCAGGCCCGGGTTTTGGATTTGTGTTGGGAGTGACTGTGGCTTCTGCTGCTGGCAATCCAGATGGGCAGGGTGGCTCTGAGGCTGCTGGCCAAGACCTGCAACTCCAACATGAGAGGTGGTGGCTTGAAGGGAAGGGGGCTGCTGGGGCTGTGTGTGGAGGAGTGCCTGTGACTGCTGCGGGCCTCCCATCATCTGACATGCTCCATTAGCTGGCCCGGAGGGAACCGTTCCAGCTTGGTTCATCAGAGGTTGAGAGGCAGCTGCCTGGGGGATACCCTGGTGTTGCTGGCTGTACTCAGGTGGCCTCACCTGCACCGGAGCTCCTTGTGGGTTAGCAGGTGGCTGCTGTGGCAGGGAGGCATACCCTATCTTGTGCTGCTGCACACCCACTATGCCCTGTGTGGAGCCTTGAGGTTGATTAGCAACTGCCTGGGCATAGGTGAGCTGCTGCTGGGATACAGCAGACGTAGAGAGTCCAATGGTGGCCTGGTGGCCCGGCATGGGTGCGGGCTGTTGAATGTTTGTGGGGGTCGAGGGGGCCACAGTAGTCTTTAcatgtgaatgggtaaaatcCTGGGGCTGCATGTGAGGCTGGGTTTGTGACACACCCATGCTTAAGCCACTCGGGAGGATTGTTTGAAAGCCCTGAGGAGGGGAGGCATAATCCTGGGCATGCTGGGGTACTGGGGGTCCCCCAGCCTCTCCACTGCACACACTCTCAGTATAATGGCTCAATGTACTTATCGTGCTACTCACAGAGCTACCACTTGTGCTTTCCCTCTCTGAGCCCCCAGCAAAGCTCTCAGAGACAAACTGACGCATGCTGAGAGACCCAGCTTCAGATGTGGAGGAGCTGGAAGCAGAGGCTGGAGTGTCCTTGTCATAGAATTCAGTGCATGTCCATCTGCCCTTCTTGAAGGGCTCAGAACTAGAGTCCAGCTTCACCACCCTGAAGCGAGAGCTGGTGGTAGCAATTGCAGGGGCTGGAGCTGGGGCAGGAGTAGATGGTATAGGGGCTGTAGCCATAGCTGTAACAGTGGCACTGGCGGGCTGCAGCACAGCAGATCCAACTCGGCCCTGGATCACACTGGAGAGTCCCATTCCTCCAGAGgcactggcagcagcagcagcagcagcagcagcagcagcagtagcagcagtggtCGTAGTAGTCATAGTGATGTTTGAGTTGATGTTTTGGTGTTGCTGAATCATGCTGACATTAGTGGCGGCCATGAGGTTACCCCCAGTGGCAACagcaccacctccacctccgcTGCCCCCACTGCTGCTTATCACATTGAGAGGAAAGCCACCACTGCTACTGCTAGCACTCGTACTGATCCCCCCCCTCACAGGCACATTGGCAGAGCTCAACATATTCACATTACTAACACTGCTGGTCTGGG
This genomic interval carries:
- the LOC121906960 gene encoding TSC22 domain family protein 1-like isoform X1, with protein sequence MHHPDPAGDSGSVRKMSHPGVFHRRGSTTGSGSGSALSTPANPVVNNSHVPADDYQPSLLIQCQPPAGSSSPSPHHHPPPPHSLNLHPQPQPAQSTGAQMKKKSGFQITSVTPAQISVSTNNSIAEDTESYDDLDESHTEDLSSSEILDVSLSRANDIVGAERSSSEETLNNFHEAETPGAVSPNQPSHPHTLNMVNGTVHHHHQHPHHPNHVQAYPLSSGAGSTPSALTSGALPCVTQKMPSNMGENVSQAAPPSGVAQPVGVVAPGSVPGIHSSATGTTVSIVNPQTSSVSNVNMLSSANVPVRGGISTSASSSSGGFPLNVISSSGGSGGGGGAVATGGNLMAATNVSMIQQHQNINSNITMTTTTTAATAAAAAAAAAAASASGGMGLSSVIQGRVGSAVLQPASATVTAMATAPIPSTPAPAPAPAIATTSSRFRVVKLDSSSEPFKKGRWTCTEFYDKDTPASASSSSTSEAGSLSMRQFVSESFAGGSERESTSGSSVSSTISTLSHYTESVCSGEAGGPPVPQHAQDYASPPQGFQTILPSGLSMGVSQTQPHMQPQDFTHSHVKTTVAPSTPTNIQQPAPMPGHQATIGLSTSAVSQQQLTYAQAVANQPQGSTQGIVGVQQHKIGYASLPQQPPANPQGAPVQVRPPEYSQQHQGIPQAAASQPLMNQAGTVPSGPANGACQMMGGPQQSQALLHTQPQQPPSLQATTSHVGVAGLGQQPQSHPAHLDCQQQKPQSLPTQIQNPGLGTQMPTTIHQSQVSAPSVPPPNPQSDPQAQHQAHNAGNSGRMPPQGIPHNQPSCINLSQDHSTAQALAHAAQASALYASLPTFTTTQLQDAQRLLLQHQSALFGMTKLSGGEAGSGSNTGQGQEAEGSATTASALTASAGLKNVDGEEDGSSGASVVAIDNKIEQAMDLVKSHLMYAVREEVEVLKEQIKELIERNSQLEQENTLLKTLASPEQMAQFQAQVQTGSPPAAPTSAAPGPPSTATLAQPASHSSGPSA